One Microbacterium sp. W4I20 DNA window includes the following coding sequences:
- a CDS encoding metal ABC transporter ATP-binding protein, with protein MEIAGASLHRNDRELWSGLDLTVQPGEFIAVLGPSGSGKTTLLRSILGLQPLSSGTIRVAGSPVHRGNARIGYIPQQRSLAPDTSMRARDLVALGVQGSRFGLPIPHRGDRAKVDRLLESVGASHFADRRVGLLSGGEQQRLRVGQALADEPSLLLCDEPLSNLDLANQVAVTDIIDRQRRERDAAVLFVTHDINPILNRVDRILYISGGRFLLGTPEEVLQTRVLTDLYGTPVFVLRAGDRLVVVGVPDAEPHHDHGDHEHGGDA; from the coding sequence CTGGAGATCGCCGGTGCCTCTCTGCACCGGAACGACCGCGAACTGTGGTCGGGGCTCGACCTGACCGTGCAGCCCGGCGAGTTCATCGCGGTGCTCGGGCCTTCGGGGTCCGGCAAGACCACGCTGCTGCGCAGCATCCTGGGCCTGCAGCCCTTGTCGTCGGGCACCATCCGGGTCGCGGGATCGCCCGTGCATCGGGGCAACGCGCGCATCGGGTACATCCCGCAGCAGCGCTCGCTCGCTCCCGACACCAGCATGCGGGCGCGCGACCTCGTGGCGCTGGGCGTGCAGGGGAGCCGCTTCGGGCTGCCGATCCCGCACCGCGGCGACCGAGCCAAGGTCGACCGTCTGCTCGAATCGGTCGGAGCCTCGCATTTCGCGGATCGCCGTGTCGGTCTGCTCTCCGGCGGGGAGCAGCAGCGGCTGCGCGTCGGACAGGCGCTCGCCGACGAGCCCTCCCTGCTGCTGTGCGATGAGCCGCTGTCGAACCTCGACCTCGCGAATCAGGTCGCCGTGACCGACATCATCGATCGGCAGCGGCGCGAGCGCGACGCCGCGGTGCTCTTCGTGACGCACGACATCAACCCGATCCTGAACCGCGTCGACCGCATCCTGTACATCTCCGGCGGTCGATTCCTGCTCGGCACACCCGAAGAGGTGCTGCAGACCCGTGTGCTCACCGACCTCTACGGCACTCCGGTCTTCGTGCTGCGCGCCGGTGATCGCCTGGTCGTCGTGGGTGTGCCGGATGCCGAGCCGCATCACGATCACGGCGACCACGAGCACGGAGGCGACGCATGA
- a CDS encoding metal ABC transporter permease: MMPMVDWSDVFSFQDYGELVALLANSIIAGAVLGIVGGLIGVFVMQRDLAFAVHGVSELSFAGAAAALLLGGSVVFGSLGGALVAAILIGVLGAKARDRNSIVGVLMPFGLGLGILFLSLYDGRSANRFSLLTGQIVSVSSPNLTWLIGISVVVLLGLLVMWNPLRFDSLDPESAAARGVPTRAVSLIFMVLLGLIVAVSVHIIGALLVMALLVTPAAAAMRIAAGPVSVPLLAALFGFVSAVGGILLALAGTLPVSPYITTLSFTIYVVCWIVQKARARVRRVG, from the coding sequence ATGATGCCGATGGTCGACTGGAGCGACGTCTTCTCGTTCCAGGACTACGGCGAGCTCGTCGCCCTGCTCGCGAACTCGATCATCGCCGGCGCGGTGCTGGGCATCGTCGGCGGACTGATCGGCGTCTTCGTGATGCAGCGCGACCTGGCCTTCGCCGTGCACGGCGTGAGCGAGCTGTCGTTCGCGGGTGCGGCGGCAGCCCTGCTGCTCGGCGGGAGCGTGGTCTTCGGCTCCCTCGGCGGCGCGCTCGTCGCAGCGATCCTGATCGGCGTGCTCGGCGCCAAGGCCCGCGACCGCAACTCGATCGTCGGCGTGCTGATGCCGTTCGGCCTCGGCCTCGGCATCCTGTTCCTGTCGTTGTACGACGGCCGCAGCGCCAACCGCTTCAGCCTGCTCACCGGGCAGATCGTGTCGGTCTCGAGCCCGAACCTCACCTGGCTGATCGGCATCAGCGTCGTGGTGCTGCTGGGCCTTCTCGTGATGTGGAATCCGCTGCGATTCGACTCGCTCGACCCCGAGTCGGCCGCCGCGCGCGGAGTGCCGACGCGCGCCGTGAGCCTCATCTTCATGGTGCTGCTCGGACTCATCGTCGCCGTCAGCGTGCACATCATCGGGGCGCTGCTGGTGATGGCTCTGCTGGTGACCCCTGCCGCCGCCGCGATGCGGATCGCGGCGGGGCCGGTGTCGGTGCCACTCCTCGCCGCGCTGTTCGGGTTCGTCTCGGCGGTCGGCGGCATCCTGCTCGCCCTCGCAGGCACCCTCCCGGTGAGCCCGTACATCACGACCCTGTCGTTCACGATCTACGTCGTGTGCTGGATCGTGCAGAAGGCGCGAGCGCGTGTGCGGCGGGTGGGCTGA
- a CDS encoding Fur family transcriptional regulator, whose protein sequence is MAQRNTWQRERVREALADARGFVSAQNLHASLRDDNTGIGLATVYRALAGLAASGDADSLQSPEGEALYRACTTQGHHHHLICRSCGLTVEIEATDVEQWAHRTAALHGFTEAAHVVDIFGLCTPCTNKRDAERAATA, encoded by the coding sequence ATGGCTCAGCGGAACACCTGGCAGCGCGAACGCGTGCGCGAAGCACTCGCCGACGCGCGCGGTTTCGTGAGCGCGCAGAACCTGCATGCCTCGCTGCGGGACGACAACACCGGCATCGGCCTCGCGACCGTGTATCGCGCGCTCGCCGGGCTCGCAGCATCCGGAGACGCCGACTCGCTGCAGAGCCCCGAGGGTGAGGCCCTCTACCGCGCCTGCACCACGCAGGGCCATCACCACCACCTGATCTGCCGATCCTGCGGGCTGACCGTCGAGATCGAGGCTACCGACGTCGAGCAGTGGGCTCACCGGACCGCCGCGCTCCACGGATTCACGGAGGCCGCCCACGTGGTCGACATCTTCGGGCTGTGCACCCCCTGCACCAACAAGCGCGACGCCGAACGGGCAGCGACGGCGTGA
- a CDS encoding TIGR03943 family protein, whose translation MWFACAAAVVTLAGAIWSCTLPLGEEVDHGHDHGDVADAADDGHPARRSPRRTLTVVGAVTGGVVASGVVAAALVLPPASLSVELAMSRAGEQTALFAGADTVALGVADTSTFGVGDWASVFATATNTTAYDGAEVKLIGFVTPEESSDDGVNLTRLVITHCVIDAQTAALPVAVDPGDYKTGQWVEVTGTVKADADGELRIDPTDVVAIDEPKDPYEY comes from the coding sequence GTGTGGTTCGCGTGCGCTGCGGCTGTGGTCACGCTCGCCGGCGCCATCTGGTCGTGCACCCTGCCGCTCGGCGAGGAAGTCGACCACGGGCACGATCACGGAGACGTGGCGGATGCTGCGGACGACGGGCATCCCGCCCGTCGCTCTCCCCGCCGCACCCTCACCGTCGTCGGCGCCGTCACCGGCGGTGTCGTGGCCTCGGGTGTGGTGGCCGCTGCTCTCGTGCTGCCCCCGGCATCCCTCTCGGTCGAACTGGCGATGTCGCGCGCCGGAGAGCAGACCGCGCTCTTCGCCGGGGCCGACACGGTCGCGCTCGGCGTCGCCGACACCTCGACGTTCGGCGTGGGCGACTGGGCGAGCGTGTTCGCTACGGCGACCAACACCACCGCCTACGACGGCGCCGAGGTGAAGCTCATCGGCTTCGTCACGCCCGAGGAGTCGAGCGACGACGGGGTCAACCTCACGCGACTGGTGATCACGCACTGCGTCATCGACGCCCAGACCGCGGCGCTGCCGGTCGCGGTGGATCCGGGTGACTACAAGACCGGCCAGTGGGTCGAGGTCACCGGCACCGTGAAGGCGGATGCCGACGGCGAGCTCCGCATCGATCCGACCGACGTCGTCGCGATCGATGAGCCGAAGGACCCGTATGAGTACTGA
- a CDS encoding DNA-3-methyladenine glycosylase, giving the protein MPQHELLRRATRADLNHSAVEVAPRLLGAELRTFVVPDGVAPDAAPVEVRLRVTEVEAYHGQGTGEFADPGSHARMGPTARNATMWGEPGHLYVYLSHGIHSCVNVVAGPEGQGDGILLRAGEIVFGTDAAARRRGAALPLGRIALRDLARGPGRLGQAVGLRHPLHDGIDAITGEKRHGARAELWLGSPRSDVATGPRVGVAGIAGTAAFPWRFWIDGDPTVSPFRWGRGAAEAAASAVLD; this is encoded by the coding sequence ATGCCGCAGCACGAGCTCCTGCGCCGGGCGACCCGCGCGGACCTGAACCACTCGGCCGTCGAGGTCGCCCCGCGGCTTCTCGGCGCGGAGCTGCGCACCTTCGTCGTGCCGGACGGTGTCGCACCGGATGCCGCGCCCGTCGAGGTGCGGCTGCGTGTCACCGAGGTCGAGGCGTATCACGGGCAGGGAACCGGCGAGTTCGCTGACCCGGGCTCGCACGCGCGGATGGGGCCGACGGCGCGCAACGCGACGATGTGGGGCGAGCCGGGGCACCTGTACGTGTACCTCAGCCACGGCATCCATTCCTGCGTCAACGTTGTGGCGGGTCCCGAGGGGCAGGGCGATGGCATCCTGCTGCGGGCCGGCGAGATCGTCTTCGGGACGGATGCCGCGGCTCGGCGTCGCGGTGCGGCGCTGCCGCTCGGCCGCATCGCTCTCCGCGACCTCGCCCGCGGGCCGGGGCGCCTCGGTCAGGCCGTCGGCCTCCGGCATCCGCTGCACGACGGGATCGACGCGATCACCGGGGAGAAGCGGCACGGAGCGCGCGCGGAGCTGTGGCTCGGGAGCCCGCGCAGCGATGTCGCGACAGGTCCTCGGGTCGGCGTCGCGGGGATCGCAGGAACTGCGGCGTTCCCCTGGCGATTCTGGATCGACGGCGACCCGACCGTGTCGCCGTTCCGGTGGGGTCGCGGAGCGGCCGAAGCGGCAGCATCCGCCGTGCTAGACTGA
- the rpmB gene encoding 50S ribosomal protein L28: MAAVCQVTGAVPGFGHNVSHSHRRTKRRFDPNVQKKTYFVASLGRKITLNVSAKGIKVIDVRGIENVVKDLQAKGVKL; the protein is encoded by the coding sequence ATGGCAGCAGTGTGCCAGGTGACCGGAGCTGTTCCCGGTTTCGGTCACAACGTCTCGCACTCGCACCGCCGGACGAAGCGCCGCTTCGACCCGAACGTGCAGAAGAAGACCTATTTCGTCGCTTCGCTCGGTCGTAAGATCACGCTCAACGTGTCCGCCAAGGGCATCAAGGTGATCGACGTCCGCGGCATCGAGAACGTGGTCAAGGACCTCCAGGCGAAGGGCGTGAAGCTCTAA
- the rpmG gene encoding 50S ribosomal protein L33 — protein MAKKAQDVRPIIKLRSTAGTGYTYVTKKNRRNTPDRLVLKKYDPVVRKHVEFREER, from the coding sequence ATGGCTAAAAAGGCTCAGGATGTACGTCCGATCATCAAGCTGCGTTCGACGGCAGGAACGGGATACACGTACGTGACCAAGAAGAACCGCCGCAACACCCCCGACCGCCTCGTGCTCAAGAAGTACGACCCGGTCGTCCGCAAGCACGTCGAATTCCGAGAGGAGCGTTGA
- the rpsN gene encoding 30S ribosomal protein S14 — protein sequence MAKKSKIARNEQRKVIVERYAERRAELKKTLVDPNATDEAREAARVGLQKLPRNASPARVRSRDVIDGRPRGVLTKFGISRVRFRDMAHRGELPGVTKSSW from the coding sequence ATGGCTAAGAAGAGCAAGATCGCTCGCAACGAGCAGCGCAAGGTCATCGTGGAGCGTTACGCCGAGCGTCGCGCCGAGCTGAAGAAGACCCTGGTCGACCCGAACGCGACCGACGAGGCCCGCGAGGCCGCACGCGTCGGACTGCAGAAGCTGCCGCGCAACGCGTCGCCGGCTCGCGTGCGTTCGCGCGACGTCATCGACGGCCGCCCCCGCGGTGTCCTCACGAAGTTCGGCATCTCGCGTGTCCGCTTCCGTGACATGGCACACCGCGGCGAGCTGCCCGGCGTGACCAAGTCGAGCTGGTAA
- a CDS encoding endonuclease domain-containing protein, producing the protein MDAISALRARDGVARINTLRRAGVSDHALRSARERGMIFSVCRGWVALRGADRMLVAAARRGVVLSCVTLAARRGLWVTEDSQPHLAAPPSSGHASAARGVLHWSKPVFPRDPDSCEDSLENALVLVARCQPQENALATWESALRLKLIDPGVLARAPLPAAARRMLIEARPFADSGTETIFFTRLAWLEVAITPQVWLFGHRVDFLIGDRLVVQIDGGHHVGSQRTSDIAHDALLKLHGYHVIRIGYEQLMNGWPEVQRVILAAIGQRLHLAG; encoded by the coding sequence ATGGATGCGATATCTGCCCTGAGGGCGCGCGACGGCGTGGCGAGGATCAACACTCTGCGGCGGGCCGGCGTGAGCGATCACGCACTGCGTTCGGCACGCGAGCGAGGGATGATCTTCTCGGTGTGCCGCGGGTGGGTGGCGCTGCGCGGCGCCGATCGGATGCTGGTCGCCGCGGCACGCCGCGGTGTGGTGCTCAGTTGTGTGACGCTCGCAGCGCGGAGGGGGCTGTGGGTGACCGAGGACTCTCAGCCTCACCTCGCCGCGCCGCCGAGTTCCGGGCACGCGTCCGCTGCGCGGGGAGTCCTGCACTGGAGCAAGCCGGTCTTCCCGCGGGACCCGGACTCCTGCGAGGACTCGCTCGAGAACGCCCTCGTGCTCGTGGCGCGATGCCAGCCGCAGGAGAACGCTCTGGCGACGTGGGAGTCGGCGCTGCGCCTGAAGCTCATCGATCCGGGTGTGCTCGCGAGGGCTCCGCTTCCCGCTGCCGCTCGGCGGATGCTGATCGAGGCGCGACCGTTCGCGGACTCCGGCACCGAGACCATCTTCTTCACGCGGCTCGCCTGGCTCGAGGTGGCGATCACCCCGCAGGTGTGGCTCTTCGGACATCGGGTGGACTTCCTGATCGGGGATCGGCTCGTGGTGCAGATCGACGGCGGGCATCACGTCGGCAGTCAGCGGACGAGCGACATCGCGCACGACGCGTTGCTGAAGCTGCACGGGTACCACGTGATCCGGATCGGGTACGAGCAACTCATGAACGGGTGGCCCGAGGTGCAGCGCGTGATCCTGGCTGCCATCGGTCAGAGACTGCACCTGGCGGGCTGA
- a CDS encoding HU family DNA-binding protein, producing MADKSITKTELVASIASATGQSQATVSGVLDALFSTVSDAVAKGSKVSIPGWISFEQVDTAARTGRNPQTGAEIKIPAGKRVKVTAGSKLKAAVK from the coding sequence ATGGCTGACAAGTCCATCACCAAGACCGAGCTCGTCGCGAGCATCGCAAGCGCCACGGGCCAGAGCCAGGCCACCGTCTCCGGTGTCCTCGACGCGCTGTTCTCCACGGTCTCCGACGCTGTTGCCAAGGGCAGCAAGGTCTCGATCCCGGGCTGGATCTCGTTCGAGCAGGTCGACACCGCAGCCCGCACGGGCCGCAACCCGCAGACCGGCGCCGAGATCAAGATCCCGGCCGGCAAGCGCGTCAAGGTGACCGCTGGTTCCAAGCTCAAGGCTGCCGTCAAGTAA
- a CDS encoding cytochrome c oxidase assembly protein, giving the protein MTSRAETTTRSSAYRVAGIAILLVAAVIAVVVALLVGGGAKAPLLQDPGVLVLWGTPLARLIMNLAGAAMLGSLVLALFALRAGERSFDAALNIASVGAAVFTVASGLAGFFAFMAAFNPKLSIEREFGAQLGRFLLELPIGQSWLITTIFGAVITVLAFAWRTWTPTLITAGLAAASFLPLATQGHAGDLAGHNIAVNSILLHTIGAAVWLGGLLLLVLLRGRDDVDVPRLVARYSTLAIAAFAVVAVSGVTRSFVAVGTWDALWTTPYGAIVLAKVVLLVGMGLLGAWYRTRLIPKLEGARATRWFWMLVLGEVALMGLASGAAAALARTPPPTGESATFAQTPAQILTGATLPPEFTLDRWFSAWNIDVLWLVAAGFGLSFYLVGVLRLHRRGDRWPIHRTVFWVLGVLMLFWVTSGPINAYQEYLFSVHMMGHMMLSMAIPLLLVSGAPITLALRAIRKRDDGTRGGREWIMWAVHSPFARVVTHPFVAAAIFILSLWAFYFTDLVRWSMYEHLGHEWMVVHFLLSGYLFVMSLIGIDPVPYRLPYPGRLITLIAIMAMHAFFGIAIMMQEGLMVADWFGAMGRDWGPSPLEDQYIGGGIAWSIGEIPTLILAITVAIQWSRDDTRLQRRSDRNADRTGDAELEEYNAQLAALAERDRRSAERQAR; this is encoded by the coding sequence GTGACCTCCCGCGCCGAGACGACGACCCGGTCCTCGGCGTATCGTGTCGCCGGGATCGCGATCCTCCTCGTCGCGGCGGTGATCGCCGTCGTGGTGGCGCTGCTCGTGGGCGGGGGAGCGAAGGCGCCGCTGCTGCAGGACCCGGGTGTCCTCGTGCTCTGGGGCACGCCCCTGGCGCGGCTGATCATGAACCTCGCGGGCGCGGCGATGCTCGGATCCCTCGTGCTCGCCCTGTTCGCCCTGCGAGCCGGCGAGCGCTCGTTCGACGCCGCACTCAACATCGCCTCCGTGGGCGCAGCCGTCTTCACCGTCGCATCGGGCCTGGCCGGGTTCTTCGCCTTCATGGCGGCGTTCAACCCGAAGCTCAGCATCGAGCGGGAGTTCGGCGCCCAGCTCGGACGCTTCCTGCTCGAGCTGCCGATCGGCCAGTCGTGGCTCATCACCACCATCTTCGGCGCTGTGATCACGGTGCTCGCATTCGCCTGGCGCACCTGGACCCCGACCCTCATCACGGCGGGGCTCGCCGCGGCATCCTTCCTCCCGCTGGCCACGCAGGGCCACGCGGGCGACCTCGCCGGTCACAACATCGCCGTGAACTCGATCCTGCTGCACACGATCGGCGCGGCCGTCTGGCTCGGCGGTCTGCTGCTTCTGGTGCTGCTGCGCGGCCGCGACGACGTCGACGTCCCGCGGCTGGTGGCACGGTACTCGACCCTCGCGATCGCGGCCTTCGCGGTCGTGGCGGTCTCCGGCGTCACCCGCTCGTTCGTCGCCGTCGGTACCTGGGACGCGCTCTGGACGACCCCGTACGGCGCGATCGTGCTCGCGAAGGTCGTACTGCTCGTCGGCATGGGTCTGCTCGGCGCCTGGTATCGCACCCGCCTCATCCCGAAGCTCGAGGGCGCACGTGCGACGCGCTGGTTCTGGATGCTGGTGCTCGGCGAAGTCGCACTCATGGGCCTCGCGTCCGGGGCGGCCGCGGCACTCGCTCGCACGCCACCCCCGACGGGTGAGAGCGCGACGTTCGCGCAGACGCCGGCACAGATCCTGACCGGAGCGACCCTCCCGCCGGAGTTCACCCTCGACCGCTGGTTCTCGGCGTGGAACATCGACGTGCTCTGGCTCGTGGCCGCAGGCTTCGGCCTCTCGTTCTACCTGGTCGGCGTCCTCCGCCTGCACCGCCGGGGCGACCGCTGGCCGATCCACCGCACCGTCTTCTGGGTGCTCGGCGTGCTGATGCTGTTCTGGGTGACCAGCGGCCCCATCAACGCGTACCAGGAGTACCTGTTCAGCGTGCACATGATGGGGCACATGATGCTCTCCATGGCCATCCCGCTGCTGCTGGTCTCGGGGGCTCCGATCACCCTCGCACTACGCGCCATCCGCAAGCGCGACGACGGCACGCGCGGCGGTCGTGAGTGGATCATGTGGGCGGTGCACTCCCCGTTCGCCCGCGTCGTGACGCATCCGTTCGTGGCGGCGGCGATCTTCATCCTGTCGCTCTGGGCCTTCTACTTCACCGACCTGGTGCGCTGGTCGATGTACGAGCACCTGGGTCACGAGTGGATGGTCGTCCATTTCCTGCTCTCGGGCTACCTGTTCGTGATGAGCCTGATCGGCATCGATCCCGTCCCCTACCGGCTGCCGTACCCCGGTCGACTCATCACCCTCATCGCGATCATGGCCATGCACGCGTTCTTCGGCATCGCGATCATGATGCAGGAGGGACTCATGGTCGCCGACTGGTTCGGCGCGATGGGCCGCGACTGGGGACCCTCGCCGCTGGAGGATCAGTACATCGGCGGCGGCATCGCCTGGTCGATCGGCGAGATCCCGACACTGATCCTGGCGATCACCGTCGCCATCCAGTGGAGCCGCGACGACACGAGGCTGCAGCGCCGCAGCGACCGGAACGCCGACCGCACGGGTGACGCCGAGCTGGAGGAGTACAACGCCCAGCTCGCCGCCCTCGCCGAGCGCGACCGGCGCTCCGCCGAGCGCCAGGCCCGCTAG
- a CDS encoding ATP-dependent RecD-like DNA helicase, whose protein sequence is MSLPALSEEQQELFRLIEDTGEHVFITGRAGTGKSTLLQHFAWNTKKQIAICAPTGVAALNVEGQTIHSLFRLPIGLIGDADIDQNDATRRILNAIETLVIDEISMVNADLMDAIDRSLRQARGRRGEPFGGVQVVMFGDPYQLAPVPPRGDEARYVQDHYRSFWFFDAKVWAGPWTGSGTRAEAHGYGSSDQAGLFEVDTRAELHVRELVNIHRQSDDGFKAMLNAVRYGRVTAEIAGVLNAQGARTPPDPEPGEVPMITLATRNDIVNKINSQHLAALPGKEQTARAEVSGDFGRGEASLPAESELKLKVGAQVMFLRNDTAMSGEPPRWVNGTIGTVIRILGGAVRVDIDGEEVDVEPAVWERFRYAYDQNTKKLSRDVVAEFTQFPLRLAWAVTIHKSQGKTYERAIIDLGSGAFAPGQTYVALSRLTSLEGLYLSRALRPTDIRVDEDVRRFMREAWLAKTTPELPTG, encoded by the coding sequence GTGTCCCTTCCCGCCCTGTCCGAGGAGCAGCAAGAGCTGTTCCGGCTCATCGAGGACACCGGCGAGCATGTGTTCATCACCGGCCGCGCCGGAACCGGCAAGTCGACGTTGCTGCAGCACTTCGCGTGGAACACGAAGAAGCAGATCGCGATCTGCGCCCCGACCGGCGTCGCTGCGCTGAACGTCGAGGGGCAGACGATCCACTCGCTCTTCCGCCTGCCGATCGGGCTCATCGGCGATGCCGACATCGATCAGAACGATGCCACCCGCCGCATCCTGAACGCGATCGAGACGCTGGTGATCGACGAGATCTCGATGGTCAACGCCGATCTGATGGATGCCATCGACCGTTCGCTGCGCCAGGCGCGGGGGCGCCGCGGTGAGCCGTTCGGCGGCGTGCAGGTCGTCATGTTCGGCGACCCGTATCAGCTGGCGCCGGTCCCGCCGCGGGGCGATGAAGCGCGCTACGTGCAGGACCACTACCGCTCGTTCTGGTTCTTCGACGCGAAGGTGTGGGCGGGTCCGTGGACCGGGTCCGGCACGAGGGCGGAGGCCCACGGCTACGGCTCGTCCGATCAGGCCGGGCTGTTCGAGGTCGACACCAGGGCCGAACTGCACGTGCGCGAGCTCGTCAACATCCACCGGCAGTCGGACGACGGGTTCAAGGCGATGCTGAACGCCGTCCGCTACGGACGGGTGACCGCCGAGATCGCGGGCGTGTTGAACGCGCAGGGCGCGCGCACACCTCCGGATCCGGAGCCGGGCGAGGTGCCGATGATCACGCTCGCGACCCGCAACGACATCGTGAACAAGATCAACAGCCAGCATCTCGCCGCCCTGCCCGGCAAGGAGCAGACGGCGAGGGCCGAGGTCAGCGGCGACTTCGGTCGGGGGGAGGCCTCGCTGCCCGCGGAGTCGGAGCTGAAGCTCAAGGTCGGCGCCCAGGTGATGTTCCTGCGCAACGACACGGCGATGTCGGGGGAGCCGCCGCGGTGGGTGAACGGCACGATCGGCACGGTGATCCGCATCCTCGGGGGAGCGGTGCGCGTCGATATCGACGGCGAGGAGGTCGACGTCGAACCCGCGGTCTGGGAACGGTTCCGCTACGCCTACGACCAGAACACCAAGAAGCTCTCCCGCGACGTGGTGGCCGAGTTCACCCAGTTCCCGTTGCGGCTCGCGTGGGCGGTCACGATCCACAAGTCGCAGGGCAAGACATACGAGCGCGCCATCATCGACCTGGGATCGGGCGCGTTCGCCCCCGGTCAGACCTACGTGGCGCTGAGTCGGCTCACGTCGCTGGAGGGGCTCTACCTGTCGCGGGCGCTGCGCCCCACCGACATCCGCGTGGACGAGGACGTGCGCCGGTTCATGCGCGAGGCCTGGCTCGCGAAGACGACGCCGGAACTCCCGACGGGCTGA
- a CDS encoding heme oxygenase (biliverdin-producing) has product MSEILSFSAALRERSSGSHSRSEGAGFMSDLMKGEGSREDYISLVAQHYFIYDALEGAGERMRQDPVASVFLSDKLTRLPALEADLEFLLGPDWRERITPLPTTQRYVERIRQVGATWAGGFVAHHYTRYLGDLSGGIFIGRVMARRFGFETNGIGFYLFDDIADPSAFKDVYREQLDAAPWDDAERERVIAEVLLAYRFNTELFEDLDRARAAA; this is encoded by the coding sequence ATGTCCGAGATCCTCTCCTTCTCCGCTGCCCTGCGCGAACGCTCCTCCGGATCGCACTCCCGCAGCGAGGGCGCTGGCTTCATGTCCGACCTGATGAAGGGCGAAGGGTCGCGCGAGGACTACATCTCGCTGGTCGCGCAGCACTACTTCATCTACGACGCCCTCGAAGGCGCCGGCGAGCGCATGCGCCAGGATCCGGTGGCATCCGTCTTCCTCAGTGACAAGCTCACGCGCCTGCCCGCACTCGAGGCCGACCTGGAGTTCCTCCTCGGGCCCGACTGGCGGGAGCGGATCACGCCCCTCCCCACCACGCAGCGCTACGTCGAGCGCATCCGCCAGGTCGGGGCGACCTGGGCCGGCGGCTTCGTCGCCCACCACTACACGCGCTATCTCGGCGACCTCTCCGGCGGCATCTTCATCGGCCGCGTGATGGCACGCCGCTTCGGCTTCGAGACCAACGGCATCGGCTTCTACCTGTTCGACGACATCGCCGACCCGTCGGCGTTCAAGGACGTATACCGCGAGCAGCTCGACGCCGCGCCGTGGGACGACGCCGAGCGGGAGCGCGTGATCGCCGAGGTGCTCCTCGCCTACCGCTTCAACACCGAACTCTTCGAAGACCTCGACCGGGCGCGCGCGGCCGCCTAG
- a CDS encoding DUF2470 domain-containing protein produces MPHIFDADVITAVLRHMNGDHTDDNLLIARAFAESSDAEITDAEMTGFDGETGVWNVTRGGAVSELRVEWPGGPISDRPAVRREVVAVYDAACARLGIEPRPHA; encoded by the coding sequence GTGCCCCACATCTTCGATGCCGACGTGATCACCGCCGTCCTGCGACACATGAACGGCGATCACACCGACGACAACCTCCTCATCGCTCGTGCCTTCGCCGAGTCCTCGGATGCCGAGATCACGGATGCCGAGATGACCGGGTTCGACGGCGAAACCGGGGTGTGGAACGTCACCCGCGGCGGCGCGGTCTCCGAGCTGCGCGTCGAGTGGCCGGGCGGCCCCATCTCCGACCGCCCCGCAGTGCGCCGCGAGGTCGTCGCCGTGTACGACGCGGCGTGTGCGCGGCTGGGAATCGAGCCGCGTCCGCACGCGTGA